A stretch of Exiguobacterium sp. BMC-KP DNA encodes these proteins:
- the dnaE gene encoding DNA polymerase III subunit alpha, with protein MHINVRTQFSPLQSLVRIETYLDELVRRQIGRAVICETTLTGVPAFIDVCQRRNMHPVVGWEQRIEEEEFCILWFAFSSDGLRQLYRLASRQKDTDVSALIAVLVPLRQASEDVTRLRRSFVQWMGHVQGAHTYMGVVSSRSTVERESRTRYREVAAALGIETIPVDPVRYLRRDEAAAYQAIRAIREATTFQDQKTDRLMHLKTREELLEDFTEREITMAEQFAATSERLELPFQQRPLPRVAEDSNALLRMHAEEGLLAHGHESKEARERLAYELSVIDRTGFADYFLIVEELVRRAKAKGIFVGPGRGSAAGSLVSYALGITTVDPLKYGLLFERFLNPERISMPDIDIDIEDERREEVLEDLVMRYGQDHVAQIGTLSTLGAKAALRDVGRTLEFSKDELDAAVKQLGKSTTLQGIEQNKQMYRWFSGSEKRRQLLQLAQAVEGLPRQRSVHAAGVVIGSENLVETTPIEAGPNERYVTQFLMQALERQGLLKIDLLGLRNLSRLRRMEELIRREHPSFTLTQIPEEDRATFQVFSRAETDDIFQFESSGMKQTLRDVKPNRFEDLVATMSLYRPGPMKFIDLYAKRKAGQPYQMLHPVLEEVLAPTYGIIVYQEQVMEITRRVAGFTLAQADILRRAISKKSTDSLEQERVRFLEGAKSNGFDDTIASSLYEQIERFAGYGFNRSHAVAYSKISYALGYIKAHFPHIFLLVSVEQPERLVRLMRERRLPILPPDIWISDYRSSLEGKGIRLGIHVIKGISEREFERLKEASKHAATIADLLTQVGWGKKERAKIELLLYSGAFDRATHGDRGLAEQEVLEYFTESSNTLLPDELAILGKRRTQKSSNRSDSDWARLERESLGFWLTYSPLTTAMKAPVESAYFHDLGVGADTHYLVCYIDQLREFKTKRGQTMAVIQAVDGYSNEEVVIFPSQYERFRRSLYLGNVLLIELKVQDREGERQFILERLRPLGQDVLFIKLTSKNELAALEQLLETVPGDIPVVVRYADSRETKSLPSLYAVRHDEELMARLRMQFGEDHVVLKNVPRSN; from the coding sequence ATGCATATAAATGTTCGGACGCAATTTAGTCCATTACAAAGTTTAGTTCGAATCGAGACATATTTAGACGAGCTTGTCCGTCGTCAAATTGGGCGAGCGGTCATCTGTGAGACGACATTGACAGGAGTTCCTGCATTCATCGATGTGTGTCAGCGTCGGAATATGCACCCGGTCGTCGGCTGGGAGCAACGAATTGAAGAAGAAGAGTTTTGTATCTTATGGTTTGCTTTTTCTTCTGATGGGCTTCGCCAATTGTATCGACTAGCAAGCAGGCAGAAGGATACAGATGTCTCAGCGCTCATTGCAGTACTCGTTCCGCTGCGTCAGGCATCTGAAGATGTGACACGTCTACGCCGTTCTTTCGTTCAATGGATGGGGCACGTTCAGGGGGCGCATACATACATGGGAGTAGTCTCTAGTCGTTCGACCGTCGAACGAGAGAGTCGCACGCGTTACCGGGAAGTAGCAGCAGCGCTTGGTATTGAGACGATTCCGGTTGACCCTGTGCGTTACCTCCGTCGAGATGAAGCAGCAGCTTATCAAGCGATTCGTGCCATTCGTGAAGCGACGACGTTCCAAGATCAAAAAACAGATCGTCTAATGCATTTGAAGACGCGTGAAGAATTACTGGAAGATTTTACCGAGCGAGAAATTACGATGGCAGAGCAGTTTGCTGCGACATCTGAACGCTTAGAACTACCGTTTCAACAACGTCCATTACCACGCGTCGCAGAAGATTCGAATGCGTTGTTACGGATGCATGCCGAAGAAGGATTACTAGCGCATGGTCATGAAAGTAAAGAGGCACGGGAAAGGCTCGCCTATGAGTTGTCTGTCATTGATAGGACAGGATTTGCCGACTATTTCTTGATCGTTGAAGAACTTGTCCGACGCGCGAAAGCGAAAGGCATCTTTGTTGGACCAGGTCGTGGTTCAGCAGCTGGTTCGCTCGTCAGCTACGCACTTGGTATTACGACGGTTGATCCATTGAAATATGGACTACTATTCGAACGATTCTTGAACCCGGAGCGGATTTCGATGCCGGATATCGATATCGATATCGAAGATGAACGGCGAGAAGAAGTATTAGAAGATCTTGTGATGCGTTATGGGCAAGATCATGTTGCGCAGATTGGTACATTATCGACGCTTGGTGCGAAAGCTGCTCTGCGAGACGTCGGACGAACGCTAGAGTTTTCGAAGGATGAATTAGATGCGGCCGTTAAACAGCTCGGGAAATCAACGACGTTACAAGGGATCGAACAAAATAAACAGATGTATCGTTGGTTTTCTGGAAGTGAAAAGCGTCGACAACTCTTGCAACTTGCGCAAGCAGTCGAAGGTCTCCCGCGACAACGGTCGGTTCACGCAGCCGGCGTCGTCATCGGTTCAGAAAACCTCGTCGAGACGACGCCAATTGAAGCGGGTCCAAACGAACGGTACGTGACACAGTTTCTGATGCAGGCATTAGAACGTCAAGGATTGTTGAAGATTGACTTGTTAGGATTACGGAATTTAAGTCGTTTGCGCCGGATGGAAGAATTGATTCGACGAGAACATCCATCCTTTACACTCACGCAAATTCCAGAGGAAGACCGCGCGACATTTCAAGTCTTTTCCCGTGCCGAAACAGATGACATCTTCCAATTCGAATCGTCAGGAATGAAGCAGACACTCCGCGACGTAAAACCAAATCGATTCGAGGATTTGGTAGCAACGATGTCACTCTATCGTCCGGGACCGATGAAATTCATTGATTTATACGCGAAGCGAAAAGCCGGTCAACCTTATCAGATGTTGCATCCGGTGTTAGAAGAAGTGCTTGCACCAACGTATGGCATCATCGTCTATCAGGAGCAAGTCATGGAGATCACGCGCCGAGTAGCCGGTTTTACGCTGGCGCAAGCTGATATACTACGTCGTGCGATTTCGAAGAAAAGTACGGATTCCCTTGAACAGGAGCGAGTTCGGTTCCTTGAAGGAGCAAAATCGAACGGATTCGATGATACGATAGCAAGTTCCTTATATGAGCAAATCGAACGATTTGCTGGATATGGATTCAACCGAAGCCATGCGGTCGCCTATTCAAAAATCAGTTATGCACTCGGGTACATCAAAGCCCATTTCCCTCATATTTTCTTACTCGTTTCAGTGGAACAACCGGAACGTCTTGTCCGATTGATGCGCGAACGACGTCTTCCAATCTTGCCACCCGATATCTGGATTTCAGATTACCGTTCTTCGCTAGAAGGTAAAGGGATTCGACTCGGAATCCATGTCATCAAAGGTATTTCTGAACGAGAATTCGAGCGGTTGAAAGAGGCATCGAAGCATGCGGCGACGATTGCTGATCTATTGACTCAAGTCGGTTGGGGCAAAAAAGAACGTGCGAAAATTGAATTGTTACTCTACAGTGGCGCGTTCGATCGCGCGACGCATGGAGATCGCGGGCTTGCTGAACAAGAGGTCCTTGAATATTTTACAGAGTCATCGAATACTTTATTGCCGGATGAATTAGCCATCCTTGGGAAACGTCGGACGCAAAAATCATCGAACCGTAGCGATTCTGACTGGGCACGTCTAGAACGAGAATCATTAGGGTTCTGGTTAACGTATTCGCCATTAACGACAGCGATGAAAGCTCCAGTTGAATCTGCTTATTTCCATGACCTTGGAGTAGGAGCAGATACGCATTATTTAGTCTGCTATATTGATCAACTTCGAGAATTTAAGACGAAACGTGGTCAAACGATGGCGGTCATTCAAGCAGTCGACGGTTATTCGAATGAAGAGGTTGTCATCTTCCCGAGTCAATATGAACGATTTCGTCGGTCGCTTTATTTGGGGAATGTCTTGTTAATTGAATTAAAGGTTCAAGATCGCGAAGGGGAGCGTCAATTCATATTGGAACGCCTTCGACCGCTTGGACAAGATGTTTTGTTCATCAAATTAACGTCGAAAAATGAGCTTGCCGCTCTCGAGCAGTTGCTTGAAACGGTACCAGGTGATATTCCGGTCGTCGTTCGCTACGCCGATTCACGTGAGACGAAATCGTTACCATCTCTTTACGCGGTTCGCCATGACGAGGAATTAATGGCTCGTCTACGTATGCAGTTTGGTGAAGACCATGTCGTCTTAAAAAATGTCCCTCGCTCAAACTAG
- a CDS encoding DHH family phosphoesterase, which yields MKEQIKQLIEAADTIIIHRHERPDPDALGSQFGLQLTLQHQFPSKTILSVGEMATSLSFMGELDQVDEVLYKEALVVILDTANQARIDGKLAMTGKNIIKIDHHPDEDPYAPVQLVDTTMSSTSELLVHVLNEWEYDIPTAAAIQFYAGIVGDTGRFQFRGTTKRTFEVAAQLIDAGIDTDWLYRNMYETELSALHLQGYVLQHIQLTDQGVGYVILTQDTLKQFGATVEQASLLVNSFAGLKGMKCWALFLETDQEVRVRIRSKGPVINEVAKEFNGGGHPMASGATIEQLSEVERVVHRLDEVAANFQF from the coding sequence GTGAAAGAGCAAATCAAACAACTAATTGAAGCGGCAGATACGATTATCATTCACCGTCATGAACGTCCGGATCCCGATGCACTCGGTAGTCAGTTCGGCTTACAATTGACGTTGCAACACCAATTCCCGAGTAAAACGATTTTATCGGTAGGTGAGATGGCAACATCACTGTCGTTCATGGGTGAACTCGACCAAGTAGACGAGGTATTATACAAAGAAGCGTTAGTCGTAATCCTGGATACAGCGAACCAAGCTCGGATTGATGGGAAACTCGCGATGACAGGGAAAAACATCATTAAAATCGATCATCACCCGGATGAAGATCCGTACGCGCCCGTGCAACTCGTCGATACGACGATGAGCTCGACGTCTGAATTACTCGTTCATGTATTGAATGAGTGGGAATATGACATTCCAACAGCTGCTGCCATTCAATTCTACGCTGGAATTGTCGGTGATACAGGACGTTTCCAATTCCGTGGCACGACGAAACGAACGTTTGAAGTCGCAGCACAACTGATTGACGCGGGAATCGATACGGATTGGTTGTACCGTAATATGTACGAAACGGAACTTTCGGCTCTTCATCTACAAGGATATGTTCTCCAACATATTCAATTGACGGACCAAGGTGTCGGATATGTCATTTTGACACAGGATACATTGAAACAATTCGGGGCGACGGTTGAACAAGCATCTTTGCTCGTCAATAGCTTCGCTGGTTTAAAAGGGATGAAATGTTGGGCGCTATTCCTCGAAACGGATCAGGAAGTTCGCGTTCGGATTCGTTCGAAAGGTCCCGTCATTAATGAAGTAGCAAAAGAATTCAATGGTGGTGGACATCCGATGGCTTCAGGGGCAACGATTGAACAGTTGAGTGAAGTCGAACGTGTCGTCCATCGTCTGGATGAGGTCGCTGCTAACTTCCAGTTTTAA
- a CDS encoding YtpI family protein, protein MQFILIALIVFSLGGYLLAKRRAFHTKSTNRKYLFNTQASIWLSLFVILFAVNQFVSGNGLTTLVGKIVCSVLIIVGVASFIAGFVRYKKIYPYVVREMEQS, encoded by the coding sequence ATGCAATTCATCCTAATCGCCCTGATCGTTTTCTCGCTTGGTGGGTATTTGTTAGCAAAACGCCGCGCGTTCCATACGAAAAGCACGAATCGAAAGTACTTGTTCAATACGCAAGCAAGCATTTGGTTGAGTCTGTTCGTCATTCTGTTCGCCGTCAATCAGTTCGTTTCTGGGAACGGGTTAACGACGCTCGTCGGAAAAATCGTTTGTTCTGTTTTAATCATCGTTGGTGTAGCTTCGTTCATCGCTGGATTCGTACGATATAAAAAGATTTATCCGTATGTTGTCCGCGAGATGGAGCAATCATAA
- a CDS encoding DRTGG domain-containing protein, whose product MPTKHEQIIRHIEDLDVGTKISVRQIAKDLTVSEGTAYRAIKEAENLGFVSTIERVGTIRIKKKQKENIEKLTFAEVVNIVDGQVLGGRNGLHKTLTKFVIGAMKLEAMMRYIDVDSLVIIGNREKAHELVLEAGAAVLITGGFDTTEDAKRLADEMELPIISTSYDTFTVATMINRAIYDRLIKKEILLVSDILIPLHDTFYLQTTDPISRWHELNEQTKHNRYPVIDEQMKVVGVVTAKDIIDRPHDWAVEKVMTRHPITVGIRTSVTNSAHQMVWEGIEMLPVIDQYGRLLGIISRQDVLKALQLANRQPQVGETFDDLITGQIKAAEDERGPYLSLEVSPQMTNFMGTASSGVLTTLLVEGATRMLRHMKKGDLVIENVSIYFIKPVQIESTVTIRANVFDVGRKFGKVDVEMYQGTQIVAKALVTSQLIDR is encoded by the coding sequence ATGCCTACGAAACACGAACAGATCATTCGACATATCGAAGATCTTGATGTCGGGACGAAGATTTCGGTCCGACAAATCGCGAAGGACTTGACCGTATCCGAAGGAACGGCCTATCGCGCGATCAAAGAAGCGGAGAATCTTGGTTTCGTTTCGACAATTGAGCGAGTCGGAACGATTCGGATTAAAAAGAAACAAAAAGAAAATATCGAGAAGCTGACGTTTGCGGAAGTCGTGAACATCGTTGATGGTCAGGTCCTCGGTGGACGAAATGGATTACACAAGACACTGACGAAATTCGTCATTGGCGCAATGAAACTCGAAGCGATGATGCGTTATATCGATGTCGATAGTCTCGTCATCATTGGAAATCGCGAAAAAGCGCATGAACTCGTGCTTGAAGCAGGGGCTGCCGTGTTAATCACCGGTGGATTCGATACGACAGAGGATGCGAAACGATTAGCAGATGAGATGGAGTTGCCAATCATTTCGACGTCATATGATACCTTCACGGTCGCAACGATGATTAACCGAGCAATCTATGATCGATTGATCAAAAAGGAAATCTTACTCGTCTCGGACATCTTAATCCCATTACATGACACGTTCTATTTACAGACGACGGATCCGATTTCACGCTGGCATGAGCTAAACGAACAGACGAAACACAATCGTTACCCGGTCATCGACGAACAAATGAAGGTCGTTGGTGTCGTGACAGCGAAGGACATCATTGACCGTCCACATGACTGGGCTGTTGAAAAAGTCATGACACGGCATCCGATCACAGTCGGTATTCGAACGAGCGTCACGAACTCCGCGCATCAGATGGTCTGGGAAGGAATCGAGATGTTGCCTGTCATCGATCAGTATGGTCGATTGCTCGGGATCATTAGTCGTCAAGATGTCTTAAAAGCATTACAACTCGCGAATCGTCAGCCGCAGGTTGGGGAGACGTTCGACGATTTGATTACAGGACAAATCAAAGCAGCGGAGGACGAACGGGGACCGTACTTATCGCTTGAAGTCTCACCGCAAATGACGAACTTCATGGGCACTGCTTCGAGTGGTGTGTTAACGACACTTTTAGTCGAAGGAGCGACACGGATGTTACGCCATATGAAAAAAGGTGATCTTGTCATCGAGAATGTCAGCATCTATTTCATTAAACCCGTTCAAATTGAAAGTACGGTAACGATTCGAGCCAATGTCTTTGACGTCGGTCGGAAATTTGGGAAGGTCGATGTCGAAATGTACCAAGGGACACAAATTGTAGCGAAGGCGCTCGTGACGTCCCAACTCATTGATCGTTAA
- a CDS encoding M24 family metallopeptidase: MSERTNQISDFLKEQGIDLAVITSKANVFYFSGVYAEPHERVMAVLVDVTGKHVLFCPALEASIVAASPWEGDVVTYEDHENPFDRLAELFKTFEHSNNRIGIEGEHMTFSRYQELSSRLENAAILDIGESLQRLRLKKTTEEIAILQEAAQLADEAIEIGKQAIRPGITEIEVIAEIEYEMKKKGVREMSFDTLVLFGANSADPHGVPGDRVIQDGDFVLFDLGVVWKGYCSDITRTFIYGEANEEQKKIYETVRRALEAATKASQIGTTLGSLDKAARDVITEAGYGQYFTHRVGHGLGIEVHEFPSLASNNLLTAEAGIVYTLEPGIYVPGVGGVRIEDDIHLTAEGPVALTRTPKHLQSIPSS, encoded by the coding sequence ATGAGCGAACGTACGAATCAAATTAGTGATTTCTTGAAAGAACAAGGAATTGATTTAGCTGTCATTACTTCGAAGGCGAACGTCTTTTATTTCTCAGGAGTCTACGCTGAACCCCACGAACGTGTCATGGCGGTCCTCGTCGATGTAACTGGCAAGCATGTATTATTCTGCCCAGCGCTCGAAGCAAGTATCGTTGCAGCGAGTCCTTGGGAAGGAGACGTCGTGACGTATGAGGATCACGAAAATCCATTCGATCGTCTAGCCGAATTATTCAAGACATTCGAACACTCCAATAACCGGATTGGTATCGAAGGTGAACATATGACATTCAGCCGCTATCAGGAGTTGAGTTCACGTCTCGAGAACGCAGCGATTCTCGATATCGGTGAGTCGTTACAGAGACTGCGCTTGAAAAAAACAACAGAAGAGATTGCGATTCTCCAAGAAGCAGCACAACTTGCAGACGAAGCAATTGAGATCGGGAAACAAGCGATTCGTCCTGGTATCACAGAAATCGAAGTCATTGCAGAAATCGAATATGAAATGAAGAAAAAAGGTGTCCGCGAGATGTCGTTCGATACGCTCGTCCTCTTCGGTGCAAACAGTGCTGATCCGCACGGTGTACCAGGCGATCGTGTCATCCAAGATGGCGACTTCGTTCTATTCGATCTAGGCGTCGTTTGGAAAGGCTACTGCTCGGATATTACTCGGACCTTCATTTATGGTGAAGCAAACGAGGAACAGAAAAAAATCTACGAAACGGTTCGTCGAGCACTCGAAGCTGCGACAAAAGCGAGTCAGATCGGTACGACACTCGGTTCATTAGATAAGGCAGCACGTGATGTGATCACTGAAGCTGGATACGGTCAGTACTTCACGCACCGCGTTGGTCATGGACTCGGCATCGAGGTTCACGAATTCCCATCTCTTGCGTCAAACAACTTACTGACGGCTGAAGCTGGTATCGTCTATACACTCGAACCAGGCATCTACGTCCCAGGAGTCGGCGGTGTCCGCATCGAAGATGATATTCATCTCACTGCTGAAGGTCCAGTTGCGTTGACTCGCACACCAAAACACCTTCAATCGATTCCGTCTTCTTAA
- a CDS encoding SDR family oxidoreductase: MRHALITAGTKGLGERVTRQLLEEGWKVTAFHRSEPEFEHPNLVTIQADVTNQEELKRATQQAIDEQGRIDALILNAGPYIFERKALVDYTDQEWNEVITGNLTASFWLLRQVLPVMREQTYGRIITYGFPESATAPGWVCRAAFAAAKSGMVSLTKSVALEEAEHGITVNMVNPGNIVGDNKTKRISEAEQDEATPVGRTGVGEDIARAISFLLAEESSMITGAILDVTGGVNVVHQSRK; encoded by the coding sequence ATGAGGCACGCATTAATTACGGCAGGTACAAAAGGACTGGGAGAGCGAGTGACACGCCAGTTACTGGAAGAAGGATGGAAAGTAACAGCGTTTCATCGATCTGAACCCGAGTTCGAACATCCAAATCTAGTGACGATTCAAGCAGATGTAACGAATCAAGAAGAGTTGAAGCGCGCCACTCAACAAGCGATTGACGAACAAGGTCGAATTGATGCGTTGATACTTAATGCAGGACCCTATATTTTTGAACGGAAAGCATTAGTCGATTATACCGATCAAGAATGGAATGAAGTCATTACTGGAAACCTGACCGCGAGTTTTTGGTTGTTGCGTCAAGTGTTGCCTGTCATGCGCGAGCAGACATATGGTCGGATCATCACATATGGTTTTCCGGAAAGCGCAACGGCTCCAGGGTGGGTGTGCCGGGCAGCATTCGCAGCTGCTAAAAGCGGTATGGTGAGTTTGACGAAGAGTGTGGCGCTTGAAGAAGCAGAGCATGGCATTACAGTCAATATGGTCAATCCCGGAAATATCGTCGGTGACAATAAAACAAAGCGAATTTCTGAAGCAGAGCAAGATGAAGCGACACCAGTCGGAAGAACGGGTGTCGGAGAAGACATCGCTCGGGCGATCTCCTTCTTACTTGCAGAAGAATCGAGTATGATCACGGGAGCAATTCTTGATGTGACAGGTGGCGTCAACGTCGTCCATCAATCGCGTAAGTGA
- a CDS encoding universal stress protein, producing the protein MAIVYHNVLVAVDGSKEAERAFETAIDVSLRNDAKLIIAHVIDTRTFATVEAYDRTITERAESYAKELLDEYVKTAQDRGVQEVEVAIEYGSPKVTIAKKLAPNHDADLIICGATGLNAVERFFIGSVSESITRYAKCDVLIVRL; encoded by the coding sequence ATGGCAATCGTCTATCATAATGTACTTGTAGCAGTAGATGGCTCAAAAGAGGCAGAACGTGCCTTCGAGACGGCAATCGATGTTTCATTGCGAAATGATGCAAAACTAATCATCGCACATGTCATTGATACACGGACATTCGCAACAGTAGAAGCATATGACCGTACTATCACGGAACGTGCTGAATCTTACGCGAAGGAATTGCTAGACGAATATGTCAAGACCGCTCAAGATCGCGGTGTACAGGAAGTCGAAGTAGCGATTGAATACGGCTCACCAAAAGTGACGATCGCAAAAAAACTTGCTCCTAATCACGATGCTGACTTGATTATCTGTGGCGCAACTGGTTTAAACGCTGTTGAGCGTTTCTTCATCGGTAGCGTCTCTGAAAGTATTACGCGTTATGCAAAATGCGATGTCTTGATCGTCCGTTTATGA
- a CDS encoding 3D domain-containing protein: MMKRMLASVLTVVLALSSFAGLQAEAATKKSVKSTVDSLVIRQKATTSSKKLGLLYKNQTLSYKAKTGSWYKVSYKGKTAYLSAKYSKVVKSSGSKKQSTGGWKTVTNVSATAYTPYDPGSGNLTAIGWNIKSSKKKVVAVDPRVIPLRSTVKVYYKGKLKGTYTAADTGGAIKGKKMDILYYSRSEAFNWGRRTVTVKYK, from the coding sequence ATGATGAAACGAATGCTCGCAAGTGTTTTAACGGTCGTGTTAGCACTCAGTTCGTTCGCAGGTCTTCAAGCGGAAGCTGCCACTAAGAAAAGCGTCAAGTCAACAGTCGATAGCCTAGTCATTCGTCAAAAAGCTACTACTTCGTCGAAAAAACTCGGTCTTCTATATAAGAATCAAACATTATCTTATAAAGCAAAAACAGGTAGCTGGTATAAAGTAAGCTATAAAGGAAAAACAGCCTATCTTAGTGCGAAATACTCAAAAGTTGTAAAGTCGAGTGGATCGAAAAAACAATCGACAGGCGGTTGGAAGACAGTCACGAACGTGAGTGCAACAGCTTACACGCCATATGATCCAGGCAGTGGTAATCTAACAGCAATCGGTTGGAACATCAAAAGCTCAAAAAAGAAAGTCGTAGCCGTTGATCCACGTGTGATTCCACTTCGTTCAACAGTAAAAGTGTATTACAAAGGGAAATTAAAAGGAACGTACACAGCTGCCGATACTGGTGGTGCCATCAAAGGTAAGAAGATGGACATTCTTTATTACTCTCGTTCAGAAGCATTTAACTGGGGTCGCCGTACGGTCACAGTAAAATACAAATGA
- a CDS encoding acetate kinase, with the protein MAKIMAVNAGSSSLKFQLLEMPNETMIAIGLVERVGKDDAIFTIKYGEGQKYTDVLPLATHKEAVELSLEKLMEFGIISSYDEIKGVGHRVLHGKEKYADSVLITDEVMQDIESYTELGPLHIPPNLIGIRAFQALLPEVPQVAVFDTAFHQTMPEENFLYSLPYDYYTEYGIRKYGFHGTSHKYVTERASELLGRPLKDLRLISCHLGSGASIAAVSGGESIDTTMGFTPLEGITMGTRSGSLDPALIPFLMEKTGKTAEDVLNVMNKESGIYGLSGLSSDLRDVQTAAKEGNHRSEMALRIFANRIHGYIGQYAAEMNGVDAIIFTAGVGENSDSIRERVLRGLEFMGVYWDPSLNNGARGEELFINYPHSPVKVIIIPTNEELMIARDTVRVGGLVAQNA; encoded by the coding sequence ATGGCAAAAATTATGGCGGTAAACGCAGGTAGTTCGTCTTTGAAGTTCCAATTGCTCGAAATGCCGAACGAAACGATGATCGCAATCGGACTCGTTGAACGTGTCGGTAAAGACGATGCAATCTTTACGATTAAATATGGTGAAGGACAAAAGTATACAGATGTTCTCCCACTTGCTACACATAAAGAAGCAGTCGAGTTGTCACTCGAAAAATTGATGGAGTTCGGAATCATTTCTTCTTACGATGAGATTAAAGGTGTCGGACATCGTGTTCTTCACGGTAAAGAAAAATATGCTGACTCTGTATTGATCACAGACGAAGTCATGCAAGATATCGAATCGTATACAGAACTCGGACCACTTCACATTCCACCAAACTTGATCGGAATTCGAGCATTCCAAGCATTGCTCCCAGAAGTACCACAAGTAGCGGTCTTCGATACAGCGTTCCACCAAACAATGCCGGAAGAAAACTTCCTTTACAGCTTGCCGTATGATTACTACACAGAATACGGTATTCGTAAATATGGTTTCCACGGTACGAGCCACAAATACGTTACGGAACGTGCATCTGAATTGCTCGGTCGTCCACTAAAAGATCTCCGTTTAATCTCGTGTCACTTAGGTAGCGGAGCATCGATCGCAGCAGTTTCTGGTGGCGAATCGATCGATACGACGATGGGCTTCACACCGCTTGAAGGAATCACGATGGGAACACGTTCTGGTTCGCTTGACCCAGCCTTGATTCCATTCTTGATGGAAAAAACAGGGAAAACAGCAGAAGACGTCTTGAATGTCATGAACAAAGAATCTGGAATCTACGGTTTATCAGGTCTCTCAAGTGACTTGCGTGATGTCCAAACGGCTGCTAAAGAAGGGAACCACCGTTCAGAGATGGCGCTGCGTATCTTCGCGAACCGTATTCACGGTTACATCGGACAATATGCTGCTGAGATGAACGGTGTCGATGCAATCATCTTCACAGCTGGCGTCGGAGAGAATTCAGATTCAATCCGCGAGCGTGTTTTACGTGGTCTTGAATTCATGGGCGTTTACTGGGATCCATCACTCAACAACGGAGCTCGTGGAGAAGAACTCTTCATTAACTATCCACACTCACCGGTTAAAGTCATCATCATTCCGACGAATGAAGAATTGATGATTGCTCGCGATACAGTTCGTGTTGGTGGATTGGTTGCTCAAAACGCATAA
- a CDS encoding class I SAM-dependent methyltransferase produces the protein MEPLEKLYKELTRQTKQIERDLDMPYLEALTTVIDRLNDRHTENVDKEVIRKAVSLAILEGMKQAQPNHLPTPDSVALFAGYLIGKLVGKEDIRLLELGSGTGGMLHAVLSQLSTGTSAEAVEVDETLIRLSAAVTELLDYPVTYTHQDALRPLLLDPVDLAMADLPVGYYPDEEASASYILKRDEGMSYSHFLLIEQAMQYVKPGGFGVFVIPNGLFQHDTEGKLKQYFESKAHVIGILQLPLTMFKQEQAAKSYLIVRNHLAGMKMPKQALLAELPSFTDVRSFGGMVKQIDEWINTELK, from the coding sequence ATGGAGCCGTTAGAAAAGTTATATAAGGAATTAACACGTCAAACAAAACAAATCGAACGTGATCTCGATATGCCCTATTTAGAAGCGTTGACGACAGTGATTGATCGGTTGAACGACCGCCATACTGAAAATGTAGACAAAGAGGTCATTCGTAAAGCAGTATCGCTTGCTATTCTTGAAGGGATGAAACAAGCACAACCGAATCATTTACCAACACCAGACAGTGTCGCTTTGTTTGCTGGTTATCTAATCGGGAAATTGGTAGGTAAGGAGGACATCCGTCTACTTGAATTAGGAAGTGGAACAGGTGGTATGTTACATGCTGTCTTAAGTCAGCTTTCGACTGGTACATCTGCTGAAGCAGTTGAGGTAGATGAGACGTTGATCCGTTTATCGGCAGCGGTAACGGAACTGCTTGATTATCCAGTCACGTATACCCATCAAGATGCATTACGACCGTTGTTACTTGATCCAGTTGATCTTGCGATGGCTGATCTTCCCGTCGGCTATTATCCGGACGAGGAGGCATCTGCGTCTTACATCTTGAAACGGGACGAAGGTATGAGCTATAGTCATTTCTTATTGATCGAACAGGCGATGCAATACGTCAAACCAGGTGGATTTGGTGTCTTCGTCATTCCAAACGGACTGTTTCAACATGATACCGAAGGAAAATTGAAACAGTACTTCGAATCAAAAGCGCATGTCATCGGTATTTTGCAGCTACCACTCACGATGTTCAAACAAGAACAGGCAGCAAAAAGCTACTTGATCGTTCGCAATCATTTAGCTGGTATGAAGATGCCTAAACAAGCATTACTTGCAGAGTTACCATCCTTCACGGATGTCCGCTCGTTTGGTGGAATGGTGAAACAGATTGATGAATGGATTAACACAGAATTAAAATGA